A window from Ramlibacter pinisoli encodes these proteins:
- a CDS encoding ABC transporter transmembrane domain-containing protein produces the protein MPAVSPTRGSPRALSGLLPFLRPYRGRIALAGLFLVLAAAATLVFPVALRGLIDQGLVEPGHGERLVALRGHFFELFGVAVALGLFSAARFYSVSWLGERVTADLRSAVYAHVLRQSPEFFETTRTGEVLSRLTTDTTLVQTVVGSSFSLGLRNVVMGAGALVVLVYTHPYVMSLVIAAVLLVVVPAALFGRRVRRLSRASQDRVADSSAIAAEVLNAIPVVQSYTGEAREAHRFAEATDHAFRTGVRRTRARAVLVAFIIIANAALVLWGLYQGAQAVMAGSLSAGQLGQAALYVIIFAGAVAVLGEVYGDLLRAAGATERLMELLASRSPVAPPLHPVAAPATRRGSAVALHGVTFHYPSRPAQPSLRDIELEVAPGETVALVGPSGAGKSTVFSLLLRFYDPSAGAIAIDGVPVQQRDLQELRSRIGLVAQEPVVFSTSALENIRYGRPEASDAEVVAAARAAYAHEFISELPEGYATFLGERGVRLSGGQRQRIAIARAMLKNPPLLLLDEATSALDAESERVVQAALASAMRDRTTLVIAHRLATVQQADRIVVLDQGRIVEQGPHEALVAAGGVYARLAALQLLD, from the coding sequence ATGCCAGCCGTTTCTCCTACCCGCGGATCGCCGCGCGCACTCTCCGGCCTGCTGCCCTTCCTGCGTCCCTACCGCGGCCGCATTGCGCTGGCCGGGCTGTTCCTGGTGCTCGCGGCGGCGGCCACGCTGGTCTTCCCCGTCGCGCTGCGCGGCCTGATCGACCAGGGCCTGGTGGAGCCCGGCCACGGCGAGCGGCTGGTCGCGCTGCGCGGCCACTTCTTCGAGCTGTTCGGGGTCGCCGTGGCGCTGGGGCTGTTCTCGGCGGCGCGCTTCTATTCCGTCAGCTGGCTCGGCGAACGCGTCACCGCCGACCTGCGCAGCGCCGTCTACGCCCACGTGCTGCGCCAGAGCCCCGAGTTCTTCGAGACCACGCGCACCGGCGAAGTGCTCTCGCGCCTGACCACCGACACCACCCTGGTCCAGACGGTGGTCGGCTCGTCGTTCTCGCTCGGCCTGCGCAACGTGGTGATGGGCGCCGGCGCCCTGGTGGTGCTGGTCTACACCCACCCCTACGTGATGTCGCTCGTGATCGCCGCGGTGCTGCTGGTGGTGGTGCCGGCGGCGCTGTTCGGGCGGCGCGTGCGGCGCCTCTCGCGCGCCAGCCAGGACCGGGTGGCGGACTCCAGCGCGATCGCGGCCGAAGTGCTGAACGCCATCCCGGTGGTCCAGAGCTACACCGGCGAGGCCCGCGAGGCGCACCGCTTCGCCGAGGCGACCGACCACGCGTTCCGCACCGGGGTGCGGCGCACCCGGGCCCGCGCCGTGCTGGTGGCCTTCATCATCATCGCCAACGCGGCGCTGGTGCTGTGGGGCCTGTACCAGGGCGCGCAGGCCGTGATGGCCGGCAGCCTCAGCGCCGGCCAGCTCGGGCAGGCGGCCCTGTACGTGATCATCTTCGCCGGCGCGGTGGCGGTGCTGGGCGAGGTCTACGGCGACCTGCTGCGCGCCGCCGGTGCCACCGAGCGCCTGATGGAGCTGCTGGCCAGCCGCTCGCCGGTGGCGCCGCCACTGCACCCGGTGGCGGCGCCAGCCACCCGACGCGGCAGCGCGGTGGCGCTGCACGGCGTCACCTTCCACTACCCCTCGCGGCCGGCCCAGCCGTCGCTGCGCGACATCGAACTGGAGGTGGCCCCTGGCGAGACGGTGGCGCTGGTGGGGCCCAGCGGCGCCGGCAAGAGCACCGTGTTCTCGCTCCTGCTGCGCTTCTACGACCCCTCGGCCGGCGCCATCGCCATCGACGGCGTGCCGGTGCAGCAGCGCGACCTGCAGGAGCTGCGCTCGCGCATCGGGCTGGTGGCCCAGGAGCCCGTGGTGTTCTCCACCAGCGCCCTGGAGAACATCCGCTACGGCCGCCCGGAGGCCAGCGACGCCGAGGTGGTGGCCGCCGCCCGCGCCGCCTACGCGCACGAATTCATCAGCGAGCTGCCCGAGGGCTACGCCACCTTCCTGGGCGAGCGCGGGGTGCGCCTGTCGGGCGGCCAGCGCCAGCGCATCGCCATCGCCCGCGCGATGCTGAAGAACCCGCCGCTGCTGCTGCTCGACGAGGCCACCAGCGCGCTGGATGCCGAGAGCGAGCGCGTGGTCCAGGCCGCGCTGGCGTCGGCGATGCGCGACCGCACCACCCTGGTCATCGCGCACCGGCTCGCCACGGTGCAGCAGGCCGATCGCATCGTGGTGCTGGACCAGGGCCGCATCGTCGAACAGGGCCCGCACGAGGCGCTGGTGGCCGCCGGCGGCGTGTACGCCCGGCTGGCGGCGCTGCAGCTGCTGGACTGA
- a CDS encoding c-type cytochrome — protein sequence MSLPRPRFAASLAALVLAAAPAWGSPPLQVATLAATCANCHGTQGRAVAGSPLPTLAGMPSDAMLAQLRAFRAGTRPSTIMAQLSKGYSEAQLEQVAEYFARQPR from the coding sequence ATGAGCCTGCCCCGCCCTCGCTTCGCCGCGTCCCTTGCCGCGCTCGTGCTCGCGGCGGCGCCGGCGTGGGGCTCCCCGCCGCTGCAGGTGGCCACCCTCGCCGCCACCTGTGCCAACTGCCACGGCACCCAGGGCCGCGCGGTCGCCGGCTCGCCGCTGCCCACGCTGGCCGGCATGCCCAGCGACGCGATGCTGGCGCAGTTGCGCGCCTTCCGCGCCGGCACGCGGCCCTCGACCATCATGGCCCAGCTGAGCAAGGGCTACTCCGAGGCCCAGTTGGAGCAGGTGGCCGAGTACTTCGCCCGCCAGCCGCGCTGA
- a CDS encoding NAD(P)/FAD-dependent oxidoreductase, translating into MQRRTLLQASGAATLSALAGCASPVGTRPRVVVVGGGYGGATAAKYLRLFSDGRVDVTVVEPQADLVSCPLSNLVLGGSATLAQLTTPLAGLAARHGVALAQDTVRSIDPARKTVTLAGGRSLAYDKLVVSPGVDLQFDRIGGLQAAHAAGAVLQAWKAGPETLALRRQLEAMPDGGVYAIAIPEQPYRCPPGPYERACQVAWYFRQAKPRSKVLVLDANPDVVSKPALFRRAWAELYPGLVEYRPNHKVTAVDARAGLLKADLQDDVRADVLNVLPPMRAGLVAVQAGLANQAGNRWCGVDYLGFESTAAADVHVLGDAILAASGMPKSAHMANNHAKVAAAVIVSRLLGWEAPVAPLLTNTCYSFVDDKRVIHVASVHEYADRTWRIVAGSGGVSPAPTDLEGVYAWNWARTMWADALA; encoded by the coding sequence ATGCAGCGCCGCACCCTGCTCCAGGCATCCGGCGCCGCCACGCTCTCGGCCCTGGCGGGTTGCGCCAGCCCGGTCGGCACGCGCCCGCGCGTGGTGGTGGTCGGCGGCGGCTACGGCGGGGCCACGGCCGCCAAGTACCTGCGCCTGTTCTCCGACGGCCGGGTGGACGTGACCGTCGTCGAGCCGCAGGCCGACCTGGTCTCGTGCCCGCTGTCCAACCTGGTGCTGGGCGGCAGCGCCACGCTGGCCCAGCTCACCACGCCGCTCGCCGGCCTGGCCGCGCGCCACGGCGTGGCGCTGGCGCAGGACACGGTGCGCAGCATCGACCCGGCGCGCAAGACCGTCACGCTGGCGGGCGGGCGCAGCCTGGCCTACGACAAGCTGGTCGTCTCGCCGGGCGTGGACCTGCAGTTCGACCGCATCGGCGGCCTGCAGGCCGCGCACGCCGCCGGCGCCGTGCTGCAGGCGTGGAAGGCCGGCCCCGAGACCCTGGCCCTGCGCCGGCAGCTGGAAGCGATGCCCGACGGCGGCGTGTACGCCATCGCCATCCCCGAGCAACCCTATCGCTGCCCGCCCGGCCCCTACGAGCGGGCCTGCCAGGTCGCGTGGTACTTCCGGCAGGCCAAGCCGCGCAGCAAAGTGCTGGTGCTGGACGCCAACCCGGACGTGGTCTCCAAGCCGGCCCTGTTCCGGCGCGCCTGGGCCGAGCTGTACCCCGGCCTGGTCGAGTACCGGCCCAACCACAAGGTGACCGCGGTGGACGCACGCGCGGGCCTGCTCAAGGCCGACCTGCAGGACGACGTGCGCGCCGACGTGCTCAACGTCCTGCCGCCGATGCGCGCCGGCCTGGTCGCCGTGCAGGCCGGCCTGGCCAACCAGGCGGGCAACCGCTGGTGCGGAGTCGACTACCTCGGCTTCGAATCGACCGCGGCGGCCGACGTGCACGTGCTCGGCGATGCCATCCTGGCTGCCTCGGGCATGCCCAAGAGTGCGCACATGGCGAACAACCACGCCAAGGTGGCGGCCGCCGTCATCGTCTCGCGCCTGCTGGGCTGGGAGGCGCCGGTCGCGCCGCTGCTCACCAACACCTGCTACAGCTTCGTGGACGACAAGCGCGTGATCCACGTGGCCAGCGTGCACGAGTACGCCGACCGGACCTGGCGCATCGTCGCCGGCTCGGGCGGCGTGTCGCCGGCGCCCACCGACCTGGAAGGCGTCTACGCCTGGAACTGGGCCCGCACCATGTGGGCCGACGCACTGGCCTGA
- a CDS encoding (2Fe-2S)-binding protein, producing MARIHVNGAPREFEAEPDTPLLWVLREQLGLTGTKYGCGIAACGACTVHLDGVPTRSCVRPVSTIGPDEKIVTIEGLSPDGSHPVQKAWVALDVPQCGYCQCGMVMAATALLKAKPNPTDADIDDAMSNICRCGTYNRVRAAIKSVAQGSTRNAGLQIQHRDGSVA from the coding sequence ATGGCAAGAATCCACGTCAACGGCGCCCCGCGCGAGTTCGAGGCCGAGCCGGACACCCCGCTGCTCTGGGTGCTGCGCGAGCAACTGGGCCTGACCGGCACCAAGTACGGCTGCGGCATCGCGGCCTGCGGCGCCTGCACCGTGCACCTGGACGGCGTGCCCACCCGCAGCTGCGTGCGGCCGGTCTCCACCATCGGCCCGGACGAGAAGATCGTCACCATCGAGGGCCTGTCGCCGGACGGCTCGCACCCGGTGCAGAAGGCCTGGGTGGCGCTGGACGTGCCGCAGTGCGGCTACTGCCAGTGCGGCATGGTGATGGCGGCCACGGCGCTGCTCAAGGCCAAGCCCAACCCAACCGATGCCGACATCGACGACGCGATGAGCAACATCTGCCGCTGCGGCACCTACAACCGGGTGCGCGCGGCCATCAAGTCCGTCGCCCAGGGCAGCACCCGCAACGCCGGCCTGCAGATCCAGCACCGCGACGGGAGCGTGGCATGA
- a CDS encoding xanthine dehydrogenase family protein molybdopterin-binding subunit — protein MKRRGFLQVTASAGLAIGFHVPFGALAQDATPEINAWVVVKPDDTVVIRIARSEMGQGSLTGLAQLVAEELDCNWARVTTEYPTPGQNLARNRAWGNFSTGGSRGIRESHDYVRKGGAAARLMLVQAAAAEWKVPVAECRAAGSVITHVPSGRTLSYGKVAAAAGKLQPPTEVPLKDPKDWKIAGKRLARLDTVDKVTGRQVYGADLKLPGMLNAAIKDCPVFGGKVKSFNAAAVAGRPGVKKVLQVGDSAVAVVADTWWRAKTALDALPIEWDEGPNAKASSATVAQVLKAGLDAPEAAVGNSNGDARAALASAARRIEAVYAYPHQNHATMEPMNSTARWTPERCEVWTPTQNGEAALAATSEAAGLPARQCEVYKIHLGGGFGRRGAVHDWVRQAVLIAREMPGTPVKLLWTREEDMTHGRYHPVTQCKLTAGLDAQGNVTALHMRISGQSIVAGISPQSIQGGRDPVVFQGLNAPGPEASIGYGFPHLLIDHAMRNPPVPPGFWRGVNLNQNTIYLECFIDEIAAATKQDPLALRRKLMAQHPKHLAVLNAVAQKVGWDTPAPDIGGQKVFRGLAQTMGFGSYVAACAEVSVNPEGELKVHRIVAATDPGHAVNPQQIEAQVEGSFAYGLSAALFGECTLKDGRIEQTNFSDYPVLHMRHMPRVETVIVPSGGFWGGVGEPTIAVAAPAVLNAVYAATGKRIRDLPLKHHSLKQA, from the coding sequence ATGAAGCGCCGCGGCTTTCTCCAGGTCACCGCGTCGGCCGGCCTCGCCATCGGCTTCCACGTGCCGTTCGGTGCGCTGGCGCAGGACGCCACGCCCGAGATCAACGCCTGGGTAGTGGTCAAGCCCGACGACACCGTGGTGATCCGCATCGCCCGCTCCGAGATGGGCCAGGGCAGCCTCACCGGGCTGGCGCAGCTGGTCGCCGAAGAACTCGACTGCAACTGGGCCAGGGTGACCACCGAGTACCCGACGCCGGGCCAGAACCTCGCGCGCAACCGCGCCTGGGGCAATTTCTCCACCGGCGGCAGCCGCGGCATCCGCGAGTCGCACGACTACGTCCGCAAGGGCGGCGCCGCCGCCCGGCTGATGCTGGTGCAGGCGGCCGCGGCCGAGTGGAAGGTCCCGGTGGCCGAATGCCGCGCTGCCGGCAGCGTCATCACCCACGTGCCCAGTGGCCGCACCCTCAGCTACGGCAAGGTCGCCGCCGCCGCCGGCAAGCTGCAGCCGCCCACCGAGGTGCCGCTGAAGGACCCGAAGGACTGGAAGATCGCCGGCAAGCGGCTGGCGCGGCTCGACACCGTCGACAAGGTCACAGGCCGCCAGGTGTACGGCGCCGACCTCAAGCTGCCCGGCATGCTGAACGCGGCGATCAAGGACTGCCCCGTGTTCGGCGGCAAGGTCAAGAGCTTCAACGCCGCGGCCGTTGCGGGCCGCCCGGGCGTGAAGAAGGTGCTGCAGGTCGGCGACAGCGCCGTCGCCGTGGTGGCCGACACCTGGTGGCGCGCCAAGACCGCGCTCGACGCGCTGCCGATCGAGTGGGACGAGGGCCCGAATGCCAAGGCGTCCAGTGCCACGGTGGCGCAGGTGCTGAAGGCCGGCCTCGACGCCCCGGAGGCGGCGGTCGGCAACAGCAACGGCGACGCCAGGGCGGCGCTGGCCTCGGCGGCGCGCCGCATCGAGGCGGTGTACGCCTACCCGCACCAGAACCACGCGACCATGGAACCGATGAACTCCACGGCCCGCTGGACGCCCGAGCGCTGCGAGGTCTGGACCCCGACCCAGAACGGCGAGGCGGCGCTGGCCGCGACGTCGGAGGCGGCCGGCCTGCCGGCGCGCCAGTGCGAGGTCTACAAGATCCACCTGGGCGGCGGCTTCGGCCGGCGCGGCGCCGTGCACGACTGGGTGCGGCAGGCGGTGCTGATCGCCAGGGAGATGCCCGGCACCCCGGTCAAGCTGCTGTGGACGCGCGAGGAGGACATGACGCACGGGCGCTACCACCCCGTCACGCAGTGCAAGCTGACGGCGGGACTGGATGCGCAGGGCAACGTCACCGCGCTGCACATGCGCATCTCGGGCCAGTCCATCGTCGCCGGCATCTCGCCGCAGTCCATCCAGGGCGGCCGCGACCCTGTGGTGTTCCAGGGCCTGAACGCGCCCGGCCCGGAGGCATCGATCGGCTACGGCTTCCCCCACCTGCTGATCGACCATGCGATGCGCAACCCGCCGGTGCCGCCGGGTTTCTGGCGCGGCGTGAACCTGAACCAGAACACGATCTACCTCGAGTGCTTCATCGACGAGATCGCCGCCGCCACGAAGCAGGATCCGCTGGCCCTGCGCCGCAAGCTCATGGCCCAGCATCCCAAGCACCTGGCCGTGCTCAACGCCGTCGCGCAGAAGGTCGGCTGGGACACGCCGGCGCCCGACATCGGCGGGCAGAAGGTGTTCCGCGGACTGGCGCAGACCATGGGCTTCGGCAGCTACGTCGCCGCCTGCGCCGAGGTCTCGGTCAACCCCGAGGGCGAGCTCAAGGTGCACCGCATCGTGGCCGCCACCGACCCTGGCCATGCCGTCAACCCGCAGCAGATCGAGGCCCAGGTCGAGGGCTCGTTCGCCTACGGCCTGTCGGCGGCCCTGTTCGGCGAATGCACGCTCAAGGACGGACGCATCGAGCAGACCAACTTCAGCGACTACCCGGTGCTCCACATGCGCCACATGCCGAGGGTGGAGACGGTCATCGTGCCCTCGGGCGGCTTCTGGGGCGGCGTGGGCGAGCCCACCATCGCGGTCGCGGCGCCGGCGGTGCTGAACGCCGTCTACGCGGCCACCGGCAAGCGCATCCGTGACCTGCCGCTGAAGCACCACAGCCTCAAGCAAGCCTGA
- the soxX gene encoding sulfur oxidation c-type cytochrome SoxX, with protein sequence MHRGLATAALLMAGAAAAQDLVPYTVSGDGIERPLAAPGDPARGRAIAASRQQGLCLLCHPAPIPEERFQGNLAPDLAGVGARYTTAQLRLRVVDARRVTPASFMPAFHGTANLSRVGAAWQGKPVLSAQQVEDVVAWLSTLR encoded by the coding sequence ATGCACCGGGGCCTGGCCACGGCCGCGCTATTGATGGCCGGCGCCGCGGCGGCGCAGGACCTGGTGCCCTATACCGTGAGCGGCGACGGCATCGAGCGGCCGCTGGCGGCGCCCGGCGATCCGGCGCGCGGCCGGGCCATCGCCGCCAGCCGCCAGCAGGGGCTGTGCCTGCTGTGCCATCCGGCGCCGATCCCCGAGGAACGCTTCCAGGGCAACCTGGCACCGGATCTGGCGGGCGTCGGCGCGCGCTACACCACGGCGCAACTGAGGCTGCGCGTCGTCGACGCCCGGCGTGTCACCCCGGCCAGCTTCATGCCGGCCTTCCACGGCACCGCCAACCTCTCGCGCGTCGGCGCCGCCTGGCAGGGCAAACCCGTGCTCAGCGCGCAGCAGGTGGAGGACGTCGTCGCGTGGTTGTCCACCTTGCGCTAG
- a CDS encoding SoxY-related AACIE arm protein, with product MTPSTSYGRRALLGAGAALVLVRPALAQPLGNAAGKQMEEAVAAFAQGRPVRPGRVTFDIASLVDNGNVVPVTVSVDSPMTPADHVVQLAIFNDRNPQRDVAVFTLGPRAGKAVVATRIRLATSQQLVAVARLSDGSLWSHTVDVIVALAACIEGS from the coding sequence ATGACGCCTTCCACCTCGTACGGCCGCCGCGCGCTGCTGGGCGCGGGCGCGGCCCTGGTGCTGGTGCGTCCCGCCCTCGCCCAGCCGCTCGGCAACGCCGCCGGCAAGCAGATGGAGGAGGCCGTCGCCGCCTTCGCGCAGGGGCGACCGGTACGCCCGGGCCGCGTGACGTTCGACATCGCCTCGCTGGTCGACAACGGCAACGTGGTGCCCGTCACCGTCTCGGTCGACAGCCCGATGACGCCCGCCGACCATGTCGTGCAGCTGGCCATCTTCAACGACCGCAACCCGCAGCGCGACGTGGCCGTGTTCACGCTGGGCCCGCGCGCCGGCAAGGCCGTGGTGGCCACCCGCATCCGGTTGGCCACCAGCCAGCAGCTGGTCGCCGTCGCACGCCTGTCCGACGGCAGCCTGTGGAGCCACACGGTGGACGTGATCGTGGCGCTGGCGGCCTGCATCGAGGGCTCGTGA
- a CDS encoding thiosulfate oxidation carrier complex protein SoxZ — protein sequence MARVLIQVPASARRGEVIELRASIAHVMETGYRAGADGQAVARDIIRRFTCRYAGEVVFAAELHPAIAANPYLAFHAVATESGTLEFEWQGDNGFAQVERRELQVT from the coding sequence ATGGCCCGCGTCCTGATCCAGGTACCCGCCAGCGCTCGCCGCGGCGAGGTGATCGAGCTGCGCGCCAGCATCGCCCACGTGATGGAGACCGGCTACCGCGCCGGCGCCGACGGGCAGGCGGTGGCGCGCGACATCATCCGGCGCTTCACCTGCCGCTACGCCGGCGAAGTCGTCTTCGCGGCCGAGCTCCATCCGGCGATCGCGGCCAATCCCTACCTGGCCTTCCACGCCGTCGCCACCGAGAGCGGCACGCTGGAATTCGAGTGGCAGGGTGACAACGGCTTCGCGCAGGTCGAACGGCGCGAGCTGCAGGTCACGTGA
- the soxA gene encoding sulfur oxidation c-type cytochrome SoxA has translation MRLHLAGIALAALVGCTAAPPGPAPAAQRSGFLDMGVAVQEMQQDDAANPAMLWVQDGRQLWLRPEGPRSASCTSCHGDVTSLRGVAARYPAWDEPLRRPVDLATRINLCRERHQGALPWPAEHQDLLALEALVGLQSRGLPITPPADERLQPFQRRGAALFQQRIGQLDLSCATCHDQLAGGKLAGAPITQGQATGYPIYRLEWQAPGSLARRIRNCMTGVRAEPLAAGSVEMVELELHLAARAMGMAVETPAVRP, from the coding sequence GTGAGGCTGCATCTGGCCGGCATCGCCCTCGCCGCGCTGGTCGGGTGCACGGCCGCACCGCCAGGGCCGGCGCCTGCCGCGCAGCGCTCCGGCTTCCTCGACATGGGCGTGGCGGTGCAGGAGATGCAGCAAGACGACGCCGCCAATCCCGCCATGCTGTGGGTGCAGGACGGCCGCCAGCTGTGGTTGCGCCCCGAGGGCCCGCGCTCGGCGTCCTGCACCTCCTGCCACGGCGACGTGACGTCGCTGCGGGGCGTGGCGGCGCGCTACCCGGCCTGGGACGAGCCCCTGCGACGGCCGGTGGACCTGGCCACCCGCATCAACCTGTGCCGCGAACGCCACCAGGGCGCCCTGCCCTGGCCCGCCGAACACCAGGACCTGCTGGCGCTGGAGGCGCTGGTGGGCCTGCAGTCGCGCGGCCTGCCGATCACGCCGCCGGCCGACGAGCGGTTGCAGCCCTTCCAGCGCCGCGGCGCCGCCCTGTTCCAGCAGCGCATCGGCCAGCTCGACCTGTCGTGCGCGACCTGCCACGACCAGCTGGCCGGCGGCAAGCTGGCCGGCGCCCCGATCACGCAGGGCCAAGCGACCGGCTATCCCATCTACCGCCTCGAGTGGCAGGCGCCCGGCTCGCTGGCACGCCGCATCCGCAACTGCATGACCGGCGTGCGCGCCGAGCCATTGGCCGCCGGCAGCGTGGAGATGGTGGAACTCGAACTGCACCTGGCCGCGCGGGCCATGGGGATGGCGGTGGAAACGCCGGCGGTGCGGCCCTAG
- a CDS encoding DUF1178 family protein: MKVLNLQCTHLHAFEGWFGSEDDFQDQLGRGLVECPYCGDTAIAKMPSAPRLNLGAAQPQPEAQPRQEVATMPEAAMQAAWLKMVRHVMANTEDVGERFAEEARRIHYGETEERGIRGQASREETEALLDEGIGVLPLPVPKALKGPLQ, from the coding sequence ATGAAAGTCCTCAACCTCCAGTGCACGCACCTCCATGCCTTCGAAGGCTGGTTCGGCTCGGAAGACGACTTCCAGGACCAACTCGGGCGCGGCCTGGTCGAGTGCCCCTACTGCGGCGACACCGCCATCGCCAAGATGCCGTCGGCCCCGCGCCTGAACCTCGGCGCAGCCCAGCCCCAGCCTGAAGCCCAGCCGCGCCAGGAGGTGGCCACGATGCCCGAGGCAGCCATGCAGGCGGCCTGGCTGAAGATGGTGCGCCACGTGATGGCCAACACCGAGGACGTCGGCGAGCGCTTCGCCGAGGAGGCCCGCCGCATCCACTACGGCGAGACCGAGGAGCGCGGCATCCGCGGCCAGGCCTCGCGCGAGGAAACCGAAGCCCTGCTGGATGAAGGCATCGGCGTGCTGCCGCTGCCGGTGCCCAAGGCCCTGAAGGGGCCGCTGCAGTAG
- a CDS encoding NUDIX domain-containing protein, with amino-acid sequence MTERHLHLVETTVSQEELLRGRFLHVVRDHVALPDGQPATREYVVHPGAVVVVPLLDDGRVVLERQHRHPVGQVMIEFPAGKIDPGEDRRACAERELREETGYTAREWAHAGLMHPVIAYSTEFIDIWFARGLVAGERSLDAGEFLDVFAATPTELLQWCRDGRVTDAKTLSCMLWLQNVLSGSWSLNWRP; translated from the coding sequence ATGACTGAACGCCACCTGCACCTGGTCGAGACCACGGTGTCGCAGGAGGAACTGCTGCGCGGCCGCTTCCTGCACGTGGTGCGCGATCACGTCGCGCTGCCCGATGGCCAGCCGGCCACGCGCGAATATGTCGTCCACCCCGGCGCCGTCGTGGTGGTGCCCCTGCTCGACGACGGCCGCGTGGTGCTGGAGCGCCAGCACCGTCACCCGGTGGGGCAGGTGATGATCGAATTCCCGGCCGGCAAGATCGACCCCGGCGAGGACCGCCGTGCGTGCGCGGAGCGCGAACTGCGCGAGGAGACCGGCTACACGGCCCGCGAATGGGCGCACGCCGGCCTGATGCACCCGGTCATCGCGTATTCGACCGAGTTCATCGACATCTGGTTCGCCCGTGGCCTGGTGGCCGGCGAGAGGAGCCTGGACGCCGGCGAATTCCTCGACGTGTTCGCGGCCACGCCGACCGAGCTGCTGCAGTGGTGCCGCGACGGTCGCGTGACGGATGCCAAGACGCTCAGCTGCATGCTGTGGCTGCAGAACGTCCTGTCGGGGTCCTGGTCTTTGAACTGGCGCCCATAA
- a CDS encoding DUF2818 family protein, with product MSQAVSVWLVIVVAVVAANLPFVLDRQLLGVWPLRAPKPLGVRVLELVAFYLLVGGLGLLLENRLGQIAPQGWEFYAITGALFLTLAFPGFVWRYLYKRRHD from the coding sequence GTGTCGCAGGCCGTCTCGGTCTGGCTGGTGATCGTGGTCGCCGTGGTGGCGGCCAACCTGCCGTTCGTGCTCGACCGGCAACTGCTCGGGGTCTGGCCGTTGCGTGCGCCCAAGCCGCTCGGTGTCCGCGTGCTCGAGCTGGTGGCCTTCTACCTTCTAGTCGGCGGCCTCGGCCTGCTGCTGGAGAACCGCCTCGGGCAGATCGCGCCGCAGGGCTGGGAGTTCTACGCCATCACCGGCGCACTGTTCCTGACGCTCGCCTTCCCCGGTTTCGTCTGGCGCTACCTGTACAAGCGGCGCCATGACTGA